One Nostoc sp. UHCC 0302 DNA window includes the following coding sequences:
- a CDS encoding MFS transporter: MAIAAGVSVANIYYNQPILKDIASSFQVSEGEVGSISVLSQVGYGLGLFFLIPLGDQINKKKLILCLLICLFWLLIGITFSQNIVEVWILSVAIGIATVSAQVILPLAASIDRVTTGKTVGNIFTGILIGILGARVFSGYIAEWLSWRYVYGFSAIMVLIVTLLLKIYLPNVNNNFNGYYFDLLKSTLQQLKRFSLLREASLIGGLLFGVFCSFWTTLTFHLSAAPFNFQSDTIGMYGFVAIAGALMAPVFGKLADQGNSRRSLTIAVSLVIISLVIAKVASGSALAIAVAVLLLDIGVQATQVTNVARIYTLDAQSNSRINTVYMTTYFIGGAVGTSIGLLCWHLGGWNLVTWQMLVFTLLAFFIILRPQIQQQGNGR, encoded by the coding sequence ATGGCAATTGCAGCTGGTGTCTCAGTTGCTAACATCTATTATAATCAGCCAATCCTCAAAGATATTGCATCTTCTTTTCAAGTCAGTGAAGGCGAAGTAGGTAGTATATCTGTACTCTCACAAGTTGGTTACGGCCTTGGGCTTTTCTTTTTAATCCCTTTGGGAGATCAAATCAACAAGAAAAAATTAATTCTTTGCCTACTTATATGTCTGTTTTGGTTGTTGATAGGTATAACGTTCTCACAAAATATCGTCGAAGTTTGGATATTAAGCGTAGCAATTGGGATTGCGACAGTCTCAGCTCAGGTTATTCTTCCTTTAGCAGCAAGTATAGATAGAGTAACTACAGGTAAAACTGTAGGCAACATTTTTACTGGTATATTAATTGGAATTTTAGGAGCAAGGGTTTTTAGCGGATATATTGCTGAATGGTTGAGTTGGCGTTATGTATACGGTTTTTCCGCAATCATGGTTTTAATTGTTACTCTTTTGCTCAAGATATACTTACCAAATGTCAACAATAATTTTAATGGTTATTATTTTGACTTGTTGAAATCAACACTTCAACAATTAAAACGTTTTTCATTACTCAGAGAAGCCTCTTTAATTGGAGGGTTATTGTTTGGTGTCTTTTGCTCGTTTTGGACAACACTAACTTTTCATTTGAGTGCAGCGCCTTTTAATTTTCAATCTGACACAATTGGAATGTATGGCTTTGTAGCGATCGCAGGTGCATTGATGGCGCCAGTTTTTGGAAAATTAGCTGATCAAGGTAACTCCCGGCGTTCCTTAACTATTGCTGTATCACTCGTGATTATCAGTTTAGTAATCGCGAAAGTTGCTTCTGGTTCAGCGTTAGCAATCGCTGTTGCTGTACTGTTACTAGATATAGGTGTACAGGCAACGCAGGTCACCAATGTTGCAAGAATATACACTCTTGATGCTCAATCTAATAGTCGCATCAACACAGTTTACATGACTACTTATTTTATCGGTGGTGCTGTTGGTACTAGCATTGGTCTATTATGCTGGCATCTGGGTGGCTGGAATTTAGTGACTTGGCAAATGTTAGTTTTCACTTTGCTTGCATTTTTTATTATTCTCAGACCTCAAATCCAGCAACAGGGCAACGGACGGTAG
- a CDS encoding amino acid adenylation domain-containing protein, translating into MNTQKLLKHISKQKIVITATFTSEPIEDSLSYWFQEIGIFYSIEFAPYNQVFQELLNPVSLLANNQNGVNVVLVRFEDWEETKNRLQLTVDDYLKEQIFGDRLRHTLPNKIEIAHLNQYETEYLYQEIFVDRVYLKHGIVFNEDDCIIDVGANIGLFTLFAQQKSPKGTIYAFEPAPHAFDKLQANAKLYCQNTHLFNCGLGGESREETFTFYPRSSVFSSFAADTEQDEKAIRSVIINMLQRDNFLDEESLERLADQFIKDRLERETYQAQLRTLSEIIEEYKIEKIDLLKLDAEKSELAILQGIQDNHWSLIKQIVMEVHDQEGSTIKQVMRLLEGKGFKFVVDEESLLHGSGLFNIYATRLNQNHNPVSQQFGKDIAQIEQAVKDFGSALKTATTRSPNPYLVCICPPSPTNNAATNSLYERMQELLAADLNNVSGTYLIKSQELTSTYPVKEYYDPYGDELGHIPYTPTFFCALGTMLARKIFALKSSPYKVIALDCDYTLWSGVCGEDGVAGVKIDSSFRALQEFIIGQQAAGKLICLCSKNQEEDVFAVFDQHQDMVLKRHHLANWRINWQSKSENLKFLAEELQLSLDSFIFIDDNPVECAEVKANCPEVLTLQLPQECHLILQFLKHIWAFDQLQTTQEDQQRTNLYQQNVQRQCLQQDSLSFTDFLAQLNLEIEISPMQSEQLSRIAQLTQRTNQFNLTTIRRSEAEIQQLCNLGRLECRVVKVKDRFGDYGLVGLLLFEAQENALVVDTFLLSCRVLGRGVEHKMLAYLGTLAQERGLERVELFYTPTKKNQPAWDFLTSVGRQFQQEKDGGWLFEFPSQTASESNFLLISDIDSVVKEAVKADSSEAKKILVSGIDSVVKEAVKADSSEAKKILVSGIDSVVKEANGSLGKTASSKSKKILISDTDIVVKEAVKADSSEANKVLISDRYTVDINPDQEPKSDSSVKIASSANFFERIARNLYSPELILKEIASRQQRQRPQLDIEFVAPRTPIEKAIAHLFAEALKLDRVGIDDNFFELGGDSIRGAIMINKLQAQLNEIIHFVVLFDTKTVANLAAYIEKHYPQTAAKLLGKEITVISELPQERIDEAKVLQMRSLIPPLTPPIDDDAIKNPPAIFILSPHRSGSTLLRVILGGNPQLFAPPELELLTFNTLGERKAAFSGRYSFWMEGTIRTIMQIRGCSPEEAIALMEELSAKNLTTKQFYQLIQQWLGDKILVDKTPSYSIDLETLKRAEINFHNPLYIHLVRHPYATMRSYEEARVEQTFPYQHPFNRRELAELVWLISHQNILEFLQQVPQERQYQVKFEDIVSQPQTSVEGLCQFLGLEFHPDMLQPYKEKKQRMTDGIYAQSRMVGDVKFHEHQGINPSTADSWKQYYTSDFLGDATWRLAESLGYQRNNRAIAKVSRGNQTESQTFPLSFAQQRLWVLAQLEPDSPFYNMFKAVRLNGRVNVEVLERSLNEIIRRHEILRTTFSAVEGTPVQVIAPQATMKLSVVNLQQLSGQEQSEQLQLLATQDQLQPFDLTKGLLLRVTLVQLKLESFALLLTMHHIIGDGWSMGVLIKELSSLYQTFLVGEPSPLPQLPIQYADFTIWQRQWLQGGAQGFAPLQTQINYWKQQLADAPPLLELPTDRPRPSVQTFRGWCFSFQLDAKLTASLKELSQKSGTTLFMTLMAAYATLLFRYSGQEDILLGTPIASRNHQDIEGLIGFFANTLVMRTRLEDNPSFSKLLTQVRSTCMDAYANQDVPFEQIIEALQIERSLSHSPLFQVMFALQNTLMEQLETPELAIAPLNLDNVNAKFDLTLQMWETNTAEGNSLQGFWQYNTDLFDEDRIARMTGHFQTLLAGIVANPQASVGTLPLLTERERHQLLVEWNDTHVPYPDTKCIHQVFEEQVEQTPDAVAVVYEDESLTYRELNDRANQLAHYLQSLGVKTEVLVGICVERSLEMVLGLLAILKAGGAYLPLDPAYPQERLAYMLNDSQVAILLTQEQLKAQIPKTNAHVIFLDTDWEEVISKYSQENPTSETSNHNLAYVIYTSGSTGKPKGIGVTHQAVNRLVCNTNYVKLTANHRVAQASNAAFDAATFEIWGALLNGASLVGITKEVLLSPPQLAIQLQDQQIDFLFVTTALFNQLVSQVPGIFKTLQTVLFGGEAVEPNWVRTVLQNQPPKRLLHVYGPTENTTFSSWYLVQEVPEGATNLPIGQPIANTQIYILDRHLQPVPIGVPGELCIGGDGLARGYLNRQDLTEEKFISNPIAEAQLTSSKKLYRTGDLARYLPDGNIEFIGRIDNQVKIRGFRIELAEIEVILTRHPQVRDAVVIAREDQPGIKNLAAYVIPEGKQPTSSELRSFVKEKLPDYMVPASFTVLEVLPITPNGKVDRRALPVPEFEFNDSTGFVSPRTHVEKILVKIWQDVLRLKQVCIHDNFFELGGDSIIGIQIIAKANQAGLKLTPKQLFQHQTIAELAAVAVTTTFKEAEQGLVKGIVPLTPIQHWFFERNLPEPHHFNQSFLLEVPPNIQLELLEQALQKLVYHHDALRLRFVQQAAQWQQYNSDVCDAVSLAIADLSNLTQAEQSKAIELKADEIQRSLNLADGPLLRVVLFNLGKSSPRRLLIVIHHLAVDGISWRILLEDLSAAYKQLDSGNNIQLPAKTTSFKDWAIRLQDYAGAQELHSELDYWLQRSLAVAPLPLDFVAVASENTVDSSQIVSISLSAEQTRVLLQDVPGAYNTQINDVLLTALVQSFAGWTGYDSLLIELEGHGREDLFEDVDLSRTVGWFTSIFPVCLKLGGLHHPGEALKSVKEQLRRIPNRGIGYGILRYLSMDATISKQLELLPQAQVSFNYLGQFDQTHLTPLGWKYAQESSGSIHSPKGQRRHLLNVNGLVIEGRLQLEWKYSAAFHHQATVENLAKNYLKVLEAIIDHCISPEAGGYTPSDFPEVGLSQEALDELLAEIE; encoded by the coding sequence ATGAATACACAAAAATTATTAAAACACATCTCCAAGCAGAAAATTGTTATTACAGCTACGTTTACAAGTGAACCAATTGAGGATTCTCTGTCGTATTGGTTTCAAGAAATAGGAATTTTTTATTCAATAGAGTTTGCTCCCTACAATCAGGTATTTCAAGAACTTCTCAATCCAGTCAGCCTTCTGGCTAACAATCAAAATGGAGTCAATGTAGTTTTGGTTAGGTTTGAGGATTGGGAAGAAACTAAGAATCGTCTGCAATTAACAGTTGACGATTATCTAAAAGAACAAATTTTTGGCGATCGCTTACGCCATACCTTACCAAATAAGATAGAAATAGCTCACCTTAATCAGTACGAAACTGAGTATCTATATCAAGAAATTTTTGTTGATCGCGTCTATTTAAAACATGGAATTGTCTTCAATGAAGACGACTGTATAATCGATGTCGGAGCAAATATTGGTCTATTTACCTTATTTGCCCAGCAAAAATCTCCCAAAGGAACTATTTACGCATTTGAGCCTGCGCCCCATGCCTTTGATAAGTTACAGGCTAATGCAAAGCTATACTGTCAAAATACCCATCTTTTTAACTGCGGATTAGGTGGCGAGTCCAGAGAAGAAACCTTCACTTTCTACCCTCGTTCCTCAGTTTTCTCAAGTTTTGCAGCTGATACAGAGCAAGATGAAAAAGCTATTCGCTCAGTCATTATTAATATGCTGCAACGCGATAATTTTCTGGATGAAGAGTCGTTAGAACGCCTAGCTGATCAATTTATCAAGGATAGACTAGAGCGAGAAACTTATCAGGCTCAACTGCGAACTCTTTCAGAAATTATCGAAGAATACAAGATTGAAAAGATTGATTTGCTGAAACTAGACGCTGAAAAAAGTGAGTTAGCAATTCTCCAAGGTATTCAAGACAATCACTGGTCACTGATTAAACAGATAGTCATGGAGGTACATGACCAAGAAGGCAGTACGATTAAACAGGTCATGCGCTTGCTTGAAGGCAAAGGCTTTAAATTTGTTGTAGATGAAGAGTCTCTGCTGCACGGTTCAGGACTCTTTAATATTTATGCTACTCGCCTCAATCAGAACCACAACCCAGTATCACAGCAGTTTGGAAAAGATATAGCCCAAATAGAGCAAGCCGTTAAGGATTTTGGCAGTGCTTTGAAAACTGCAACGACGCGATCGCCAAATCCCTACTTAGTTTGTATCTGTCCTCCATCTCCAACTAATAATGCAGCTACTAACAGCTTATATGAGAGAATGCAAGAACTGTTAGCAGCTGATCTCAATAATGTCAGCGGTACATACTTGATAAAAAGTCAAGAATTAACTAGTACTTACCCTGTAAAAGAGTACTACGACCCCTATGGTGACGAACTAGGACATATTCCCTACACACCGACCTTTTTCTGTGCTTTGGGGACAATGCTGGCGCGGAAAATCTTTGCTTTGAAAAGCTCTCCCTACAAAGTAATTGCCCTTGACTGTGACTACACCCTATGGAGTGGTGTTTGTGGAGAGGATGGAGTTGCTGGAGTAAAAATCGATTCCTCATTTCGAGCGCTACAGGAATTTATCATTGGACAGCAAGCAGCAGGGAAGTTGATTTGTTTGTGTAGTAAGAATCAAGAAGAGGATGTATTTGCAGTCTTTGACCAACATCAAGATATGGTGCTTAAACGCCATCATCTTGCCAATTGGCGCATTAACTGGCAATCGAAATCGGAGAATCTGAAGTTTTTAGCTGAGGAACTGCAACTGAGTTTAGATAGCTTCATCTTCATTGATGACAATCCGGTTGAGTGTGCTGAAGTTAAGGCAAACTGTCCAGAAGTTCTTACTTTACAACTTCCTCAAGAGTGCCATCTTATTCTGCAATTTTTAAAGCATATTTGGGCTTTCGACCAACTCCAAACCACCCAAGAAGACCAACAAAGAACTAATCTCTATCAACAGAATGTCCAGCGCCAGTGTTTGCAACAGGATTCTCTCTCGTTTACTGATTTTCTAGCTCAACTGAACTTAGAAATTGAGATTTCCCCAATGCAAAGCGAACAACTTTCGCGGATTGCTCAACTTACCCAACGCACCAATCAGTTTAACCTCACAACAATCCGACGGTCTGAGGCTGAAATTCAACAACTTTGTAATTTAGGAAGGTTAGAATGTCGGGTGGTCAAGGTAAAAGACCGCTTTGGAGATTATGGTTTAGTCGGTCTGCTGTTGTTTGAAGCTCAAGAGAATGCACTAGTTGTAGACACATTTTTGCTTAGTTGTCGGGTACTTGGTCGGGGTGTGGAGCATAAGATGCTTGCCTATTTAGGAACTCTTGCTCAAGAAAGAGGATTGGAACGAGTCGAGCTTTTTTATACACCTACGAAGAAGAATCAACCAGCTTGGGATTTTCTGACTAGTGTTGGTAGACAATTTCAGCAGGAGAAAGATGGTGGTTGGTTATTCGAGTTTCCATCTCAAACCGCATCTGAAAGCAATTTCTTACTTATATCCGATATAGATAGCGTAGTTAAAGAAGCTGTAAAAGCAGACTCGTCCGAAGCCAAGAAAATACTTGTATCCGGTATAGATAGCGTAGTTAAAGAAGCTGTAAAAGCAGACTCGTCCGAAGCCAAGAAAATACTTGTATCCGGTATAGATAGCGTAGTTAAAGAAGCTAATGGGAGCCTAGGAAAAACAGCCTCATCTAAATCCAAGAAAATACTTATATCCGATACAGATATCGTAGTTAAAGAAGCTGTAAAAGCAGACTCGTCCGAAGCCAACAAAGTACTTATATCCGACAGATATACTGTAGATATAAATCCCGATCAAGAACCAAAATCTGATAGCTCGGTAAAAATAGCCTCCTCCGCAAACTTCTTTGAGCGCATTGCTCGGAATCTCTACAGTCCCGAACTAATTCTCAAAGAGATTGCATCACGACAACAGCGTCAACGTCCTCAGTTAGATATAGAATTTGTTGCTCCTCGCACTCCTATAGAGAAGGCGATCGCACATTTATTCGCAGAAGCCCTCAAACTAGACAGAGTAGGTATTGATGATAACTTCTTTGAACTAGGTGGCGACTCGATTCGGGGAGCTATTATGATTAATAAACTCCAAGCGCAATTAAACGAGATTATTCATTTTGTTGTCCTATTTGATACTAAGACAGTTGCAAATCTAGCAGCTTACATAGAAAAACACTACCCGCAGACAGCAGCAAAACTCCTGGGTAAGGAAATAACTGTAATTAGTGAATTACCACAAGAGCGCATCGATGAAGCTAAAGTTTTGCAAATGCGCTCGTTGATTCCTCCTCTTACTCCACCAATAGATGACGATGCAATCAAAAACCCGCCAGCTATCTTTATCCTTTCGCCTCATCGCAGCGGTTCTACTTTACTCCGCGTCATTCTAGGAGGAAATCCCCAATTGTTCGCGCCTCCAGAATTAGAACTGCTGACGTTTAATACTCTTGGGGAACGGAAAGCAGCGTTTTCTGGACGTTACAGCTTTTGGATGGAAGGGACGATTCGTACAATTATGCAAATCCGGGGGTGTAGTCCAGAAGAGGCGATCGCACTTATGGAAGAATTGTCAGCGAAAAATCTCACTACCAAGCAGTTCTACCAACTTATACAGCAATGGCTGGGCGATAAAATCTTGGTAGACAAGACCCCCTCCTACTCCATAGATTTAGAAACTCTCAAACGTGCGGAAATAAACTTCCACAACCCACTCTACATACACCTTGTGCGTCATCCTTATGCAACGATGCGCTCTTATGAAGAAGCTAGAGTAGAGCAAACATTTCCATATCAACATCCCTTCAATAGGCGAGAACTCGCTGAACTCGTTTGGCTAATTAGCCATCAAAATATTCTCGAATTTTTGCAACAAGTTCCCCAAGAACGCCAGTATCAAGTCAAATTTGAAGACATCGTTAGTCAGCCACAGACAAGTGTTGAGGGCTTATGTCAATTTTTAGGACTTGAGTTCCATCCTGATATGCTGCAACCCTACAAAGAGAAAAAGCAGCGCATGACCGATGGAATCTATGCCCAGTCTAGAATGGTGGGGGATGTGAAATTTCACGAACATCAGGGCATTAATCCTAGCACCGCAGATAGTTGGAAGCAGTATTACACCAGCGACTTTTTAGGCGATGCAACTTGGCGCTTAGCAGAGTCTTTGGGATATCAAAGAAATAACCGTGCTATTGCGAAAGTTAGTCGGGGAAATCAAACAGAATCTCAAACATTCCCGCTTTCTTTCGCCCAACAGCGGCTATGGGTTTTAGCGCAATTAGAGCCGGACAGCCCTTTCTACAATATGTTTAAGGCTGTTCGTCTCAATGGACGTGTGAATGTAGAAGTTTTAGAACGCAGTCTCAACGAGATTATCCGCCGCCACGAAATTCTACGCACCACTTTTAGTGCCGTAGAGGGAACACCTGTACAAGTAATTGCTCCCCAGGCAACGATGAAACTCTCGGTTGTAAACTTGCAACAATTGTCAGGACAAGAACAGTCAGAACAATTGCAACTTTTAGCAACCCAAGATCAATTACAACCCTTTGACCTCACCAAAGGACTGTTGCTGCGAGTCACCTTAGTACAGCTCAAGTTAGAGTCATTTGCTTTGTTATTGACCATGCACCACATCATTGGTGATGGTTGGTCAATGGGAGTACTCATCAAAGAATTGTCGAGTTTGTATCAAACTTTCTTAGTTGGCGAACCTTCTCCCCTCCCACAACTACCGATTCAATATGCAGATTTTACGATTTGGCAACGTCAATGGTTACAAGGAGGGGCGCAAGGCTTTGCGCCCCTACAAACCCAAATCAATTATTGGAAGCAACAATTAGCAGACGCACCACCTCTGTTAGAACTACCTACAGATAGGCCTCGTCCCTCCGTGCAAACTTTCCGAGGTTGGTGTTTTTCCTTCCAGCTAGATGCCAAACTGACGGCATCGCTGAAAGAACTCAGCCAAAAGTCAGGAACTACCTTATTTATGACCTTGATGGCGGCTTATGCGACTCTACTGTTCCGTTACAGCGGTCAAGAAGATATTCTGCTAGGAACACCGATCGCTAGCCGCAACCATCAAGATATAGAAGGGTTAATTGGCTTTTTTGCCAATACCTTGGTGATGCGAACTCGACTAGAAGATAATCCGAGTTTTTCCAAGCTACTAACGCAAGTACGTTCTACTTGCATGGATGCCTACGCCAACCAAGACGTACCCTTTGAACAGATTATCGAAGCTTTGCAAATAGAGCGTAGTCTTAGCCACAGTCCCCTGTTTCAGGTGATGTTTGCATTGCAGAATACCCTAATGGAGCAATTAGAAACACCTGAACTTGCGATCGCTCCTCTAAATCTAGATAACGTCAACGCCAAGTTTGACCTCACATTACAAATGTGGGAAACAAACACAGCCGAAGGAAACTCACTGCAAGGGTTTTGGCAATATAACACCGATTTGTTTGATGAAGACAGAATTGCTCGCATGACTGGTCATTTCCAGACACTATTAGCGGGAATTGTGGCGAATCCTCAAGCATCAGTAGGTACATTGCCATTGCTAACTGAGCGTGAACGTCATCAATTGCTAGTGGAATGGAATGATACCCACGTACCATATCCCGATACTAAATGTATCCATCAAGTGTTTGAGGAACAGGTAGAACAAACACCAGATGCTGTGGCTGTGGTGTATGAGGATGAGTCTCTGACATATCGAGAATTGAACGATCGCGCCAATCAATTAGCGCATTATCTACAAAGCTTGGGAGTTAAAACAGAAGTATTAGTGGGGATTTGCGTCGAGCGATCGCTCGAAATGGTACTTGGGCTGCTAGCTATTCTCAAAGCTGGCGGAGCATACTTACCACTCGATCCGGCATATCCTCAAGAACGTTTGGCTTATATGCTGAATGATTCTCAGGTTGCAATACTGCTGACTCAAGAACAGTTAAAAGCGCAGATCCCAAAAACCAACGCTCACGTTATATTTTTAGATACTGACTGGGAAGAGGTAATTAGCAAATATAGCCAGGAAAATCCCACAAGTGAGACATCGAATCATAACCTAGCTTATGTAATTTATACCTCTGGTTCTACAGGAAAGCCAAAAGGCATAGGCGTTACTCATCAAGCTGTTAATCGGTTAGTTTGTAACACTAACTACGTGAAGTTAACAGCTAATCACCGAGTTGCTCAAGCCTCGAATGCAGCTTTTGATGCTGCTACCTTTGAAATTTGGGGAGCTTTGCTTAATGGAGCTAGTCTAGTAGGTATTACTAAAGAAGTTCTGCTTTCGCCGCCACAACTTGCTATACAACTGCAAGATCAGCAGATTGACTTTTTGTTCGTCACAACAGCTTTATTCAACCAGTTGGTAAGTCAAGTACCAGGGATCTTTAAAACTCTACAAACCGTTTTATTTGGCGGAGAAGCGGTTGAACCAAACTGGGTGCGGACAGTACTGCAAAATCAGCCTCCAAAGCGACTGCTTCACGTTTACGGCCCAACAGAAAATACTACTTTCTCTTCCTGGTACTTGGTGCAGGAAGTACCAGAGGGTGCAACAAATTTGCCAATTGGACAACCAATTGCTAATACACAAATCTATATTCTGGATCGTCATCTCCAACCTGTACCGATTGGCGTTCCTGGTGAACTATGTATTGGAGGTGATGGTTTAGCCAGAGGTTATCTCAACCGTCAAGATTTAACCGAGGAAAAGTTTATCTCAAATCCCATTGCTGAAGCACAATTAACTTCTAGCAAAAAGTTGTATAGAACAGGAGACTTAGCTCGGTACTTACCTGACGGAAATATTGAGTTTATTGGCCGCATTGACAACCAAGTTAAAATCCGTGGTTTCCGAATTGAGCTTGCAGAAATTGAGGTGATTTTAACTCGACACCCCCAAGTACGGGATGCAGTTGTCATTGCTAGGGAAGATCAGCCTGGTATTAAAAATTTGGCAGCCTATGTGATCCCCGAAGGAAAACAGCCTACCAGTAGCGAGTTGCGATCGTTCGTCAAAGAAAAGCTCCCCGACTACATGGTTCCTGCATCTTTCACAGTTTTGGAGGTATTGCCGATTACGCCCAATGGCAAGGTAGACCGTCGTGCCTTACCAGTACCAGAATTCGAATTTAATGACTCGACTGGCTTTGTCTCTCCACGTACCCATGTTGAAAAAATCTTGGTAAAAATTTGGCAAGATGTTTTACGATTAAAACAAGTTTGTATTCACGACAACTTTTTTGAATTGGGTGGGGATTCCATTATTGGAATCCAAATCATCGCCAAAGCTAATCAAGCTGGGTTAAAACTGACTCCAAAACAGCTATTTCAGCACCAAACCATTGCTGAGTTAGCTGCTGTAGCAGTGACAACTACCTTTAAGGAGGCAGAACAGGGTTTAGTTAAGGGCATTGTTCCCCTAACACCAATTCAGCATTGGTTCTTTGAGCGGAATTTACCCGAACCCCATCACTTTAACCAATCTTTCCTGCTAGAAGTTCCGCCAAATATCCAACTGGAATTACTAGAACAGGCATTACAAAAGCTGGTGTACCATCATGACGCTTTACGGCTGCGGTTTGTGCAGCAAGCAGCGCAATGGCAACAGTACAACAGTGATGTGTGCGATGCAGTCTCATTAGCAATCGCTGATTTGTCCAACCTGACTCAAGCAGAACAATCAAAGGCAATTGAGTTAAAGGCAGATGAAATACAGCGATCGCTAAATTTAGCAGATGGGCCGCTACTGCGGGTCGTTCTGTTTAACTTAGGCAAATCTTCCCCTAGACGCTTGCTCATCGTCATCCATCACTTAGCTGTGGATGGGATTTCCTGGCGGATATTGCTGGAAGATTTATCTGCGGCATATAAACAATTAGATAGTGGGAACAACATCCAACTTCCTGCAAAAACAACTTCCTTCAAGGATTGGGCAATCAGATTGCAGGATTATGCAGGCGCTCAAGAACTGCACTCAGAACTAGATTACTGGCTGCAAAGGTCGTTGGCAGTTGCTCCTTTACCGTTGGATTTTGTTGCTGTTGCCTCAGAAAACACTGTTGATTCAAGTCAGATTGTCTCTATATCCCTAAGTGCAGAACAGACTCGCGTTCTGTTGCAGGATGTCCCTGGAGCCTACAACACTCAAATTAACGATGTACTCTTGACCGCATTAGTACAAAGTTTTGCTGGATGGACAGGCTATGACTCCCTACTGATTGAATTAGAAGGTCACGGACGAGAGGACTTGTTTGAGGATGTAGACTTGTCCCGCACAGTAGGCTGGTTTACTAGTATATTCCCCGTTTGCTTAAAACTTGGAGGTCTTCACCATCCTGGAGAGGCTCTCAAGTCGGTCAAGGAGCAACTGCGACGCATCCCCAACCGAGGCATTGGCTATGGCATCCTGCGGTATCTGAGCATGGATGCAACCATAAGCAAGCAACTTGAGTTACTCCCTCAAGCTCAGGTGAGCTTTAATTACTTGGGTCAATTCGACCAAACGCACCTAACGCCCCTTGGTTGGAAATATGCCCAAGAGTCTAGCGGTTCTATTCACAGTCCCAAAGGACAGCGCCGCCATTTGTTAAATGTGAATGGATTAGTCATTGAAGGCAGATTGCAACTGGAGTGGAAATATAGCGCAGCTTTCCATCACCAAGCTACTGTAGAAAACTTGGCTAAAAACTATCTGAAAGTCTTAGAAGCTATTATCGACCACTGTATATCTCCAGAAGCAGGAGGCTATACTCCTTCAGATTTCCCTGAAGTTGGTTTAAGCCAAGAAGCGTTGGATGAACTGCTAGCAGAAATTGAATGA